A single genomic interval of Microbacterium oleivorans harbors:
- the glmU gene encoding bifunctional UDP-N-acetylglucosamine diphosphorylase/glucosamine-1-phosphate N-acetyltransferase GlmU produces MSDTPLDPRLAVVILAAGQGTRMKSTLPKVLHRIGGRPLLGHVLDTARDLAPAHVLVVVRHERDRVAEAVLGVSPEVAVVDQDEVPGTGRAVEVALDQLPGFDGDVLVLSADVPLLDDVTLGDLVRAHRASGAAATMLSARLDDPAGYGRVIRDTAGGVDRVVEHKDATEAERAVDEINAGVYAFRAGPLRERLGRISTDNVQAEKYLTDVIGMLRSDALSVAARLVADPTLIVGVNDRVQLAEAGRLLNARTVRRWQLEGVTVQDPATTWIDVTASLAPDVTVLPNTHILRSTVVAEGATIGPDTTLSDCEVGAGASVTRSDATLAVIGAGATVGPFSFLRPGTQLGERGKIGTFVETKNAVIGEGSKVPHLSYVGDAEIGRGVNLGAGAITANYDDLAKHRTVIGDEVHAGSHNVFVAPVKIGEGAKTGAGAVIRKDVPAGALALSVAPQRNVEGWVEKNRPGTGAAAAAARARSSQEADDGSQEEHG; encoded by the coding sequence ATGAGCGACACCCCTCTCGACCCCCGCCTCGCCGTCGTCATCCTCGCGGCCGGACAGGGGACGCGCATGAAGTCGACCCTGCCCAAGGTGCTCCACCGCATCGGCGGTCGGCCGCTGCTCGGGCATGTGCTCGACACGGCACGCGATCTCGCCCCGGCCCACGTGCTGGTGGTCGTGCGTCACGAGCGCGATCGGGTCGCCGAGGCGGTGCTCGGCGTCTCGCCCGAGGTCGCCGTCGTCGACCAGGACGAGGTCCCGGGGACCGGCCGGGCCGTCGAGGTCGCCCTCGACCAGCTCCCGGGCTTCGACGGCGATGTGCTCGTCCTGAGTGCCGACGTGCCGCTGCTCGACGACGTCACACTCGGCGATCTGGTGCGCGCGCATCGGGCGTCCGGCGCGGCGGCGACGATGCTGAGCGCTCGGCTCGACGATCCTGCGGGCTACGGACGCGTCATCCGCGACACCGCCGGGGGCGTCGATCGCGTCGTCGAGCATAAGGACGCGACCGAGGCCGAGCGCGCGGTCGACGAGATCAACGCCGGCGTCTACGCCTTCCGGGCGGGGCCGTTGCGCGAGCGCCTCGGGCGTATCAGCACCGACAACGTGCAGGCCGAGAAGTACCTCACCGACGTCATCGGCATGCTGCGCTCGGACGCGCTGTCCGTCGCTGCGCGCCTGGTCGCAGATCCGACCCTCATCGTCGGGGTCAACGACCGTGTGCAGCTGGCCGAGGCGGGCCGCCTCCTGAACGCGCGCACGGTGCGGCGCTGGCAGCTCGAGGGAGTGACCGTCCAAGACCCTGCGACGACCTGGATCGACGTGACGGCATCCCTCGCCCCCGACGTCACCGTCCTGCCGAACACGCACATCCTGCGCTCGACGGTGGTCGCCGAGGGTGCCACGATCGGGCCGGACACCACCCTCTCGGACTGCGAGGTCGGCGCGGGCGCATCGGTCACCCGCAGCGACGCCACGCTCGCCGTGATCGGCGCCGGCGCGACGGTGGGCCCGTTCTCATTCCTCCGCCCCGGCACGCAGCTGGGGGAGCGGGGCAAGATCGGTACCTTCGTCGAGACGAAGAACGCCGTCATCGGCGAGGGCAGCAAGGTGCCGCACCTGTCCTACGTCGGCGACGCCGAGATCGGCCGCGGCGTCAATCTCGGCGCCGGCGCGATCACCGCGAACTACGACGATCTCGCCAAGCACCGCACCGTGATCGGCGACGAGGTCCACGCCGGCTCGCACAACGTCTTCGTCGCGCCCGTTAAGATCGGGGAGGGCGCGAAGACAGGTGCCGGAGCGGTCATCCGCAAGGACGTGCCCGCCGGTGCTCTCGCCCTCAGCGTCGCCCCCCAGCGCAATGTCGAGGGGTGGGTCGAGAAGAACAGACCGGGTACTGGCGCCGCCGCAGCAGCGGCTCGCGCACGGTCTTCACAGGAAGCGGACGATGGCTCGCAAGAAGAACACGGTTGA